A genomic window from Oryctolagus cuniculus chromosome 12, mOryCun1.1, whole genome shotgun sequence includes:
- the SHF gene encoding SH2 domain-containing adapter protein F isoform X5 gives MEPYEAQKMMAEIRGSKETAAQPLPLYDTPYEPEEEAAPPEGEGAPWPRESRLPEDDERPPEEYDQPWEWKKERISKAFAVDIKVIKDLPWPPPVGQLDSSPSLPDGDRDVSGPASPLPEPSLEDSSAQFEGPEKSCLSPGREEKGRLPPRLSMGNPKPAKALNTEPGSPLGEWTDPALPLENQVWYHGAISRTDAENLLRLCKEASYLVRNSETSKNDFSLSLKSSQGFMHMKLSRTKEHKYVLGQNSPPFSSVPEIVHHYASRKLPIKGAEHMSLLYPVAIRTL, from the exons ATGGAGCCTTATGAGGCCCAAAAGATGATGGCTG AGATCCGGGGCTCCAAGGAGACAGCAGCTCAGCCCTTGCCTCTGTACGACACGCCCTACGAGCcagaggaggaggcagccccCCCTGAGGGAGAGGGGGCCCCCTGGCCCCGGGAGTCCCGCCTGCCTGAGGACGATGAGAGGCCCCCTGAAGAGTACGACCAGCCCTGGGAGTGGAAGAAGGAGAGGATTTCCAAAGCCTTTGCAG TTGACATTAAGGTCATCAAAGACCTACCTTGGCCTCCGCCCGTGGGACAGCTGGacagcagcccctccctgcctgacGGGGACAGGGACGTCTCCGGTCCAGCCTCGCCCCTCCCCGAGCCCAGCCTGGAGGACAGCAGCG cccagtTTGAAGGACCGGAGAAGAGCTGCCTGTCACCCGGCCGAGAGGAGAAGGGGCGGCTACCTCCTCGACTCTCCATGGGGAACCCCAAGCCAGCCAAAGCCCTAAACACAGAGCCCGGCAGCCCTCTGGGGGAGTGGACAGACCCAGCGCTGCCTCTGGAAAACCAGGT ctGGTACCACGGGGCCATCAGCCGAACCGACGCCGAGAACCTGCTCCGGCTGTGCAAAGAGGCCAGCTACCTGGTGCGCAACAGCGAGACCAGCAAGAATGACTTCTCGCTCTCCCTCAA GAGCAGTCAGGGCTTCATGCACATGAAGCTGTCGCGGACCAAGGAGCACAAGTACGTGCTGGGCCAGAACAGCCCTCCCTTCAGCAGCGTGCCCGAGATCGTGCACCACTACGCCAGCCGCAAGCTGCCCATTAAGGGGGCCGAACACATGTCCCTGCTCTACCCCGTGGCCATCCGGACTCTGTAG
- the SHF gene encoding SH2 domain-containing adapter protein F isoform X2, giving the protein MLLSGAPPAGSGPGPRAQASAGGGPGGSRRGAGGAGAGPGGGGSGGVAKWLREHLGFRGSGGGGGGGKPAPPEPDYRAPAPSPAAPPAPPPDILAAYRLQRERDFEDPYSGGSSGSAALATPTVPGPTPPPRHGSPPHRLIRVETPGPPAPPSDERISGPPASSDRLAILEDYADPFDVQESGEGSAGTSGAPEKVPENDGYMEPYEAQKMMAEIRGSKETAAQPLPLYDTPYEPEEEAAPPEGEGAPWPRESRLPEDDERPPEEYDQPWEWKKERISKAFAGSSGSVTSVLPTAQFEGPEKSCLSPGREEKGRLPPRLSMGNPKPAKALNTEPGSPLGEWTDPALPLENQVWYHGAISRTDAENLLRLCKEASYLVRNSETSKNDFSLSLKSSQGFMHMKLSRTKEHKYVLGQNSPPFSSVPEIVHHYASRKLPIKGAEHMSLLYPVAIRTL; this is encoded by the exons ATGCTACTGAGCGGAGCTCCTCCGGCGGGCTCCGGCCCGGGGCCGCGGGCGCAGGCGAGCGCTGGCGGCGGCCCGGGGGGGTCCCGCCGGGGCGCCGGGGGAGCGGGAGCCGGCCCAGGAGGGGGCGGCAGCGGCGGGGTAGCCAAGTGGCTCCGGGAGCACCTGGGCTTCCGCGGGAGTGGCGGGGGCGGCGGAGGGGGCAAACCGGCGCCCCCGGAGCCCGACTACCGCGCCCCCGCGCCTTCCCCGGCCGCGCCCCCTGCGCCGCCTCCCGATATTCTGGCAGCCTACAGGCTGCAGCGGGAGCGCGACTTCGAAGACCCCTATTCCGGGGGGTCGTCCGGCTCCGCCGCCCTTGCCACCCCCACCGTCCCCGGCCCCACGCCGCCCCCGCGCCACGGCTCGCCCCCCCACCGCCTTATTCGGGTCGAGACCCCTGGGCCCCCAGCGCCCCCTTCGGATGAGCGGATCTCCGGACCTCCCGCGAGCAGCGACCGG TTGGCAATCCTAGAAGACTATGCAGACCCGTTTGATGTTCAGGAGTCTGGTGAAGGCTCAGCAGGAACCTCAGGAGCCCCAGAGAAGGTCCCTGAAAATGACGGCTACATGGAGCCTTATGAGGCCCAAAAGATGATGGCTG AGATCCGGGGCTCCAAGGAGACAGCAGCTCAGCCCTTGCCTCTGTACGACACGCCCTACGAGCcagaggaggaggcagccccCCCTGAGGGAGAGGGGGCCCCCTGGCCCCGGGAGTCCCGCCTGCCTGAGGACGATGAGAGGCCCCCTGAAGAGTACGACCAGCCCTGGGAGTGGAAGAAGGAGAGGATTTCCAAAGCCTTTGCAG GGTCATCAGGGTCCGTGACCAgtgtgctccccacagcccagtTTGAAGGACCGGAGAAGAGCTGCCTGTCACCCGGCCGAGAGGAGAAGGGGCGGCTACCTCCTCGACTCTCCATGGGGAACCCCAAGCCAGCCAAAGCCCTAAACACAGAGCCCGGCAGCCCTCTGGGGGAGTGGACAGACCCAGCGCTGCCTCTGGAAAACCAGGT ctGGTACCACGGGGCCATCAGCCGAACCGACGCCGAGAACCTGCTCCGGCTGTGCAAAGAGGCCAGCTACCTGGTGCGCAACAGCGAGACCAGCAAGAATGACTTCTCGCTCTCCCTCAA GAGCAGTCAGGGCTTCATGCACATGAAGCTGTCGCGGACCAAGGAGCACAAGTACGTGCTGGGCCAGAACAGCCCTCCCTTCAGCAGCGTGCCCGAGATCGTGCACCACTACGCCAGCCGCAAGCTGCCCATTAAGGGGGCCGAACACATGTCCCTGCTCTACCCCGTGGCCATCCGGACTCTGTAG
- the SHF gene encoding SH2 domain-containing adapter protein F isoform X4 encodes MLLSGAPPAGSGPGPRAQASAGGGPGGSRRGAGGAGAGPGGGGSGGVAKWLREHLGFRGSGGGGGGGKPAPPEPDYRAPAPSPAAPPAPPPDILAAYRLQRERDFEDPYSGGSSGSAALATPTVPGPTPPPRHGSPPHRLIRVETPGPPAPPSDERISGPPASSDRLAILEDYADPFDVQESGEGSAGTSGAPEKVPENDGYMEPYEAQKMMAEIRGSKETAAQPLPLYDTPYEPEEEAAPPEGEGAPWPRESRLPEDDERPPEEYDQPWEWKKERISKAFAAGTTGPSAEPTPRTCSGCAKRPATWCATARPARMTSRSPSRAVRASCT; translated from the exons ATGCTACTGAGCGGAGCTCCTCCGGCGGGCTCCGGCCCGGGGCCGCGGGCGCAGGCGAGCGCTGGCGGCGGCCCGGGGGGGTCCCGCCGGGGCGCCGGGGGAGCGGGAGCCGGCCCAGGAGGGGGCGGCAGCGGCGGGGTAGCCAAGTGGCTCCGGGAGCACCTGGGCTTCCGCGGGAGTGGCGGGGGCGGCGGAGGGGGCAAACCGGCGCCCCCGGAGCCCGACTACCGCGCCCCCGCGCCTTCCCCGGCCGCGCCCCCTGCGCCGCCTCCCGATATTCTGGCAGCCTACAGGCTGCAGCGGGAGCGCGACTTCGAAGACCCCTATTCCGGGGGGTCGTCCGGCTCCGCCGCCCTTGCCACCCCCACCGTCCCCGGCCCCACGCCGCCCCCGCGCCACGGCTCGCCCCCCCACCGCCTTATTCGGGTCGAGACCCCTGGGCCCCCAGCGCCCCCTTCGGATGAGCGGATCTCCGGACCTCCCGCGAGCAGCGACCGG TTGGCAATCCTAGAAGACTATGCAGACCCGTTTGATGTTCAGGAGTCTGGTGAAGGCTCAGCAGGAACCTCAGGAGCCCCAGAGAAGGTCCCTGAAAATGACGGCTACATGGAGCCTTATGAGGCCCAAAAGATGATGGCTG AGATCCGGGGCTCCAAGGAGACAGCAGCTCAGCCCTTGCCTCTGTACGACACGCCCTACGAGCcagaggaggaggcagccccCCCTGAGGGAGAGGGGGCCCCCTGGCCCCGGGAGTCCCGCCTGCCTGAGGACGATGAGAGGCCCCCTGAAGAGTACGACCAGCCCTGGGAGTGGAAGAAGGAGAGGATTTCCAAAGCCTTTGCAG ctGGTACCACGGGGCCATCAGCCGAACCGACGCCGAGAACCTGCTCCGGCTGTGCAAAGAGGCCAGCTACCTGGTGCGCAACAGCGAGACCAGCAAGAATGACTTCTCGCTCTCCCTCAA GAGCAGTCAGGGCTTCATGCACATGA
- the SHF gene encoding SH2 domain-containing adapter protein F isoform X3, producing MLLSGAPPAGSGPGPRAQASAGGGPGGSRRGAGGAGAGPGGGGSGGVAKWLREHLGFRGSGGGGGGGKPAPPEPDYRAPAPSPAAPPAPPPDILAAYRLQRERDFEDPYSGGSSGSAALATPTVPGPTPPPRHGSPPHRLIRVETPGPPAPPSDERISGPPASSDRLAILEDYADPFDVQESGEGSAGTSGAPEKVPENDGYMEPYEAQKMMAEIRGSKETAAQPLPLYDTPYEPEEEAAPPEGEGAPWPRESRLPEDDERPPEEYDQPWEWKKERISKAFAAQFEGPEKSCLSPGREEKGRLPPRLSMGNPKPAKALNTEPGSPLGEWTDPALPLENQVWYHGAISRTDAENLLRLCKEASYLVRNSETSKNDFSLSLKSSQGFMHMKLSRTKEHKYVLGQNSPPFSSVPEIVHHYASRKLPIKGAEHMSLLYPVAIRTL from the exons ATGCTACTGAGCGGAGCTCCTCCGGCGGGCTCCGGCCCGGGGCCGCGGGCGCAGGCGAGCGCTGGCGGCGGCCCGGGGGGGTCCCGCCGGGGCGCCGGGGGAGCGGGAGCCGGCCCAGGAGGGGGCGGCAGCGGCGGGGTAGCCAAGTGGCTCCGGGAGCACCTGGGCTTCCGCGGGAGTGGCGGGGGCGGCGGAGGGGGCAAACCGGCGCCCCCGGAGCCCGACTACCGCGCCCCCGCGCCTTCCCCGGCCGCGCCCCCTGCGCCGCCTCCCGATATTCTGGCAGCCTACAGGCTGCAGCGGGAGCGCGACTTCGAAGACCCCTATTCCGGGGGGTCGTCCGGCTCCGCCGCCCTTGCCACCCCCACCGTCCCCGGCCCCACGCCGCCCCCGCGCCACGGCTCGCCCCCCCACCGCCTTATTCGGGTCGAGACCCCTGGGCCCCCAGCGCCCCCTTCGGATGAGCGGATCTCCGGACCTCCCGCGAGCAGCGACCGG TTGGCAATCCTAGAAGACTATGCAGACCCGTTTGATGTTCAGGAGTCTGGTGAAGGCTCAGCAGGAACCTCAGGAGCCCCAGAGAAGGTCCCTGAAAATGACGGCTACATGGAGCCTTATGAGGCCCAAAAGATGATGGCTG AGATCCGGGGCTCCAAGGAGACAGCAGCTCAGCCCTTGCCTCTGTACGACACGCCCTACGAGCcagaggaggaggcagccccCCCTGAGGGAGAGGGGGCCCCCTGGCCCCGGGAGTCCCGCCTGCCTGAGGACGATGAGAGGCCCCCTGAAGAGTACGACCAGCCCTGGGAGTGGAAGAAGGAGAGGATTTCCAAAGCCTTTGCAG cccagtTTGAAGGACCGGAGAAGAGCTGCCTGTCACCCGGCCGAGAGGAGAAGGGGCGGCTACCTCCTCGACTCTCCATGGGGAACCCCAAGCCAGCCAAAGCCCTAAACACAGAGCCCGGCAGCCCTCTGGGGGAGTGGACAGACCCAGCGCTGCCTCTGGAAAACCAGGT ctGGTACCACGGGGCCATCAGCCGAACCGACGCCGAGAACCTGCTCCGGCTGTGCAAAGAGGCCAGCTACCTGGTGCGCAACAGCGAGACCAGCAAGAATGACTTCTCGCTCTCCCTCAA GAGCAGTCAGGGCTTCATGCACATGAAGCTGTCGCGGACCAAGGAGCACAAGTACGTGCTGGGCCAGAACAGCCCTCCCTTCAGCAGCGTGCCCGAGATCGTGCACCACTACGCCAGCCGCAAGCTGCCCATTAAGGGGGCCGAACACATGTCCCTGCTCTACCCCGTGGCCATCCGGACTCTGTAG
- the SHF gene encoding SH2 domain-containing adapter protein F isoform X1, with protein sequence MLLSGAPPAGSGPGPRAQASAGGGPGGSRRGAGGAGAGPGGGGSGGVAKWLREHLGFRGSGGGGGGGKPAPPEPDYRAPAPSPAAPPAPPPDILAAYRLQRERDFEDPYSGGSSGSAALATPTVPGPTPPPRHGSPPHRLIRVETPGPPAPPSDERISGPPASSDRLAILEDYADPFDVQESGEGSAGTSGAPEKVPENDGYMEPYEAQKMMAEIRGSKETAAQPLPLYDTPYEPEEEAAPPEGEGAPWPRESRLPEDDERPPEEYDQPWEWKKERISKAFAVDIKVIKDLPWPPPVGQLDSSPSLPDGDRDVSGPASPLPEPSLEDSSAQFEGPEKSCLSPGREEKGRLPPRLSMGNPKPAKALNTEPGSPLGEWTDPALPLENQVWYHGAISRTDAENLLRLCKEASYLVRNSETSKNDFSLSLKSSQGFMHMKLSRTKEHKYVLGQNSPPFSSVPEIVHHYASRKLPIKGAEHMSLLYPVAIRTL encoded by the exons ATGCTACTGAGCGGAGCTCCTCCGGCGGGCTCCGGCCCGGGGCCGCGGGCGCAGGCGAGCGCTGGCGGCGGCCCGGGGGGGTCCCGCCGGGGCGCCGGGGGAGCGGGAGCCGGCCCAGGAGGGGGCGGCAGCGGCGGGGTAGCCAAGTGGCTCCGGGAGCACCTGGGCTTCCGCGGGAGTGGCGGGGGCGGCGGAGGGGGCAAACCGGCGCCCCCGGAGCCCGACTACCGCGCCCCCGCGCCTTCCCCGGCCGCGCCCCCTGCGCCGCCTCCCGATATTCTGGCAGCCTACAGGCTGCAGCGGGAGCGCGACTTCGAAGACCCCTATTCCGGGGGGTCGTCCGGCTCCGCCGCCCTTGCCACCCCCACCGTCCCCGGCCCCACGCCGCCCCCGCGCCACGGCTCGCCCCCCCACCGCCTTATTCGGGTCGAGACCCCTGGGCCCCCAGCGCCCCCTTCGGATGAGCGGATCTCCGGACCTCCCGCGAGCAGCGACCGG TTGGCAATCCTAGAAGACTATGCAGACCCGTTTGATGTTCAGGAGTCTGGTGAAGGCTCAGCAGGAACCTCAGGAGCCCCAGAGAAGGTCCCTGAAAATGACGGCTACATGGAGCCTTATGAGGCCCAAAAGATGATGGCTG AGATCCGGGGCTCCAAGGAGACAGCAGCTCAGCCCTTGCCTCTGTACGACACGCCCTACGAGCcagaggaggaggcagccccCCCTGAGGGAGAGGGGGCCCCCTGGCCCCGGGAGTCCCGCCTGCCTGAGGACGATGAGAGGCCCCCTGAAGAGTACGACCAGCCCTGGGAGTGGAAGAAGGAGAGGATTTCCAAAGCCTTTGCAG TTGACATTAAGGTCATCAAAGACCTACCTTGGCCTCCGCCCGTGGGACAGCTGGacagcagcccctccctgcctgacGGGGACAGGGACGTCTCCGGTCCAGCCTCGCCCCTCCCCGAGCCCAGCCTGGAGGACAGCAGCG cccagtTTGAAGGACCGGAGAAGAGCTGCCTGTCACCCGGCCGAGAGGAGAAGGGGCGGCTACCTCCTCGACTCTCCATGGGGAACCCCAAGCCAGCCAAAGCCCTAAACACAGAGCCCGGCAGCCCTCTGGGGGAGTGGACAGACCCAGCGCTGCCTCTGGAAAACCAGGT ctGGTACCACGGGGCCATCAGCCGAACCGACGCCGAGAACCTGCTCCGGCTGTGCAAAGAGGCCAGCTACCTGGTGCGCAACAGCGAGACCAGCAAGAATGACTTCTCGCTCTCCCTCAA GAGCAGTCAGGGCTTCATGCACATGAAGCTGTCGCGGACCAAGGAGCACAAGTACGTGCTGGGCCAGAACAGCCCTCCCTTCAGCAGCGTGCCCGAGATCGTGCACCACTACGCCAGCCGCAAGCTGCCCATTAAGGGGGCCGAACACATGTCCCTGCTCTACCCCGTGGCCATCCGGACTCTGTAG